The genomic region CCAGGCGGTGTAGTCAAGATCTCATCAGCGCAATTTCTAAATACCTGTGGTGAGGAGTCCGCCCAGCCCAGCCACGAGAACAACAAGTGTCACCACTCGGATGAACACGGACTCACCCAGACGAACGAACAGCCGCTCACCCAGCCAGCCACCGACCACGACCGCCGGCAGCAACAACAGGGACCACAGCACGATGCGAAACAAGCCCGACACCACGACCTGAGCCGGCACCAGAACGATGTTGAGCACAGTGAAATACGTCGACATGGTTGCTCGATAGCGCACCTTGCCGAGATCCAGGCCGGCCAGGTACACGGTCAAGGGAGGACCACCCAGACCGACGCTGCCGGCGAGGAAGCCGCTGGCCACACCGGTCGCCACGCTTGTCGCTCGCCGCTGCGGCAAGCGAAACCGCGCGCCGGTCAGCAGGATCACCGCGACGATCGTGACCAGAACTGCAATGGCTATCTTCAACATTCGAACATCGGCGTTGTACAGCACCAGCATTCCGGGAACCAGGCCGAAAATGCTGCCGAATGCCATCGTCCGCACCAGCGGGACGGAGCTGTGTTGCCGCACGCGTACCGTGACTGCGGCGTTCGCAATCATCGACAGCACGAGATTGACCACCACCCCGTCCCGCACCCCGAGCAGAACTGCGAGAAACGGAACAGCGACGATCGAGAATCCGAATCCGGTCGCGGACTGGACCGCGGACGAGACCAGGACGACGGCCGCGACCGGAATCAGAAGTGATGCGTCAGGAATCAGGCCGGTCAAGCCGGCTGCAGAAACGCCTGCACCATGTCGTCGGTGCTGGCCCGCCAGACCTCCCGGTGCGCGGCCACGTGCGCCAACGCTCGTTCCACCTGGCCGATCCGGAACGGCTGCCCGGTGATCCACGGTCGCAGGTGCAGCAGGTACAGCCGGCCGGAGTCGGACGACTCGCGGTACAGCACGTCGAACGAGTCGGTGAGCATCCGGCCATAGGTGCTGATCGTCACCTTGCGCTGCAGCAGCGCGTTGGCGTCGTCCAGCTCGTAGGTGGGCGGCAACGCGACCAGACCGTCGGTCATCCGGTACGGCTGGTCGTCGTTCACCCAGTTCAGGGTGTACCCGACGCCGGCCTCGGCGAGCAGCCGCGGCGTCCGCGTCGACTCGCTGTACTCCGGGCCGTACCAGCCCCGTGGCCGGGTCCCGGTCAGCCGCTCCAGCGCGTCGAGCGTGTCCGCGATGTACGCCCGCTCGACCTCCTCCGCCGCCTGCTCACTGACCAGGTCGACGGCGGACCGCCCGGCCGCCACGATCGTCGCGCCACGGTCGAGCACGTGGTCGACGAGGAACGGGTAGCGGGTGGCGGTGGCGACGTCCATCGCCACC from Micromonospora profundi harbors:
- a CDS encoding sulfite exporter TauE/SafE family protein; amino-acid sequence: MTGLIPDASLLIPVAAVVLVSSAVQSATGFGFSIVAVPFLAVLLGVRDGVVVNLVLSMIANAAVTVRVRQHSSVPLVRTMAFGSIFGLVPGMLVLYNADVRMLKIAIAVLVTIVAVILLTGARFRLPQRRATSVATGVASGFLAGSVGLGGPPLTVYLAGLDLGKVRYRATMSTYFTVLNIVLVPAQVVVSGLFRIVLWSLLLLPAVVVGGWLGERLFVRLGESVFIRVVTLVVLVAGLGGLLTTGI
- a CDS encoding polysaccharide deacetylase family protein produces the protein MDHGLYEWSVLPDRPRLVWPDEARLAVGVVVQLASADEDVTPGLRAASLLGGLGKRPHPDVPLLAHRAYGHRVGVFRLLDALEQYGVPATVAMDVATATRYPFLVDHVLDRGATIVAAGRSAVDLVSEQAAEEVERAYIADTLDALERLTGTRPRGWYGPEYSESTRTPRLLAEAGVGYTLNWVNDDQPYRMTDGLVALPPTYELDDANALLQRKVTISTYGRMLTDSFDVLYRESSDSGRLYLLHLRPWITGQPFRIGQVERALAHVAAHREVWRASTDDMVQAFLQPA